A genomic segment from Dechloromonas denitrificans encodes:
- a CDS encoding DUF3079 domain-containing protein yields the protein MAKKFPLHPKHPERICWGCDKYCPTKDLQCGNGSGRTQHPAEMLGDDWYLWGDWGIEDAPDPTADSSATDTPKA from the coding sequence ATGGCCAAGAAATTTCCCCTGCATCCCAAACACCCTGAACGTATTTGTTGGGGGTGCGATAAATATTGCCCGACCAAGGATCTGCAGTGTGGAAATGGTTCGGGACGTACCCAGCATCCGGCTGAAATGCTGGGCGACGACTGGTACCTGTGGGGCGACTGGGGCATCGAGGATGCCCCGGACCCAACGGCAGATTCCTCAGCCACCGATACGCCAAAAGCCTGA
- a CDS encoding LysE family translocator, whose product MLSVEQLFGFLLAASLITLAPGPDNLMVLSIGMSQGRREGIAFGLGCALGCLSHTLLAVVGVSALIASSVEAFSVLKICGGLYLVWLGINALRSAGGASIKGDGSDRKTSGALFLKGILANVINPKVILFFLSFLPQFVVPANGSVTVQMATLGILFTLQAAVIFGLLGYFSGAVGQWVNASPRVGVAMDRLSGIIFVGLGLRLMASR is encoded by the coding sequence ATGCTATCCGTCGAACAGCTTTTCGGTTTCCTGTTGGCCGCCTCCTTGATTACCCTTGCGCCGGGCCCGGATAACCTGATGGTCTTGAGCATCGGCATGTCCCAGGGGCGCCGGGAAGGGATTGCCTTCGGATTGGGCTGTGCGCTGGGGTGCCTCAGTCACACTCTGCTGGCGGTTGTCGGCGTCAGCGCGTTGATCGCCTCTTCCGTCGAGGCTTTCAGCGTGCTCAAGATTTGCGGCGGGCTTTATCTGGTGTGGCTCGGTATCAATGCGCTGCGCAGTGCAGGGGGCGCAAGCATCAAGGGTGATGGCAGTGATCGAAAGACATCCGGGGCGCTGTTTCTGAAAGGCATTCTGGCCAACGTGATCAACCCGAAAGTCATCCTGTTTTTCCTGTCATTCCTGCCCCAGTTCGTTGTCCCGGCCAATGGCAGTGTGACCGTCCAGATGGCGACGCTGGGCATTCTCTTCACCCTGCAAGCAGCAGTCATTTTTGGCTTGCTGGGCTACTTCTCCGGGGCGGTCGGCCAGTGGGTCAATGCCAGCCCGCGTGTCGGCGTAGCGATGGATCGCCTGAGCGGCATAATTTTTGTCGGACTGGGCCTGCGCTTGATGGCCAGCCGGTGA
- a CDS encoding DMT family transporter, whose product MPHHRRLIFLVALAMTAFAANSLLCRLALKTSGIDAGSFTGLRLASGALVLWLIVRWRGPAGPAGGSWAAATALFIYAAGFSYAYIQLPTATGALLLFGAVQVTMIGVGLWRGERLQGWQMAGLGLAVSGLLALLTPGLSAPPPDSAALMLSAGVAWGIYSLLGKRLGNPTLATAGNFLRTLPFAALLSLATLPLARLDSAGVIYALASGGLASGLGYALWYAVLPSLAATHAATVQLSVPVLAALGGILFLGETVSWSLALSSAAILGGIALVIGGKERPR is encoded by the coding sequence ATGCCGCATCACCGACGCCTGATTTTTCTGGTTGCCCTGGCCATGACGGCTTTTGCCGCCAATTCGCTGCTCTGCCGACTGGCGCTGAAAACAAGCGGAATCGATGCCGGCAGCTTTACCGGCTTGCGCCTGGCCAGCGGGGCGCTGGTACTCTGGCTGATCGTCCGCTGGCGCGGACCGGCCGGTCCGGCTGGCGGCAGTTGGGCGGCCGCGACGGCGCTCTTCATCTACGCTGCCGGTTTTTCTTATGCCTACATCCAGTTGCCGACCGCGACCGGCGCCTTGCTGCTGTTCGGGGCCGTGCAGGTGACGATGATTGGCGTCGGCCTGTGGCGCGGCGAGCGTTTGCAGGGCTGGCAAATGGCCGGACTGGGGCTGGCCGTCAGCGGCCTGCTGGCGCTGCTGACCCCGGGACTCAGCGCACCGCCCCCCGATAGCGCAGCCCTGATGCTGAGCGCCGGCGTAGCCTGGGGAATTTACTCCCTGCTCGGCAAGCGGCTGGGCAACCCGACACTGGCGACGGCCGGCAACTTTCTGCGCACCCTGCCGTTTGCCGCCCTGCTCAGCCTGGCCACACTGCCGCTGGCCCGCCTCGACAGCGCTGGCGTGATCTATGCCCTGGCCTCGGGCGGCCTTGCTTCCGGCCTCGGCTACGCACTGTGGTACGCCGTATTACCGAGCCTGGCCGCAACCCACGCGGCCACCGTGCAACTGAGCGTGCCGGTGCTCGCCGCCCTTGGCGGCATCCTTTTTCTCGGCGAGACGGTCAGTTGGTCCCTGGCCCTGAGTTCGGCAGCGATTCTCGGCGGCATTGCACTGGTCATCGGCGGCAAGGAGCGCCCGCGCTGA
- a CDS encoding DUF599 domain-containing protein → MHALPHLSAVDWLSLAIFFGSWAGYGWFSEHSRWGAKGLIGTSRNFRLQWAYQMLARDTRVMDSTLIGNLMTSVSFYANTTIYIIAGMVAALGAADKLISVTAELPFGGAGNRELLEIKLMLLLASFVFAYFKFTWSLRQFNLLSILVGAAPMGQQGDPKIDAYAQRVAGANNLAGDDFNRGIRAYYFGLAGSGWLLHPALLGALAIGVLIILYRRDYASPALAVLRD, encoded by the coding sequence ATGCATGCACTTCCTCACCTTTCCGCGGTCGACTGGCTTTCGCTGGCCATTTTCTTTGGCAGCTGGGCCGGTTACGGCTGGTTTTCCGAACATAGCCGCTGGGGCGCCAAGGGGCTGATCGGCACCAGCCGGAACTTTCGCCTGCAATGGGCTTACCAGATGCTGGCCCGCGATACGCGGGTGATGGATTCAACGCTGATCGGCAATTTGATGACCAGCGTTTCCTTTTATGCCAACACGACGATCTACATCATCGCCGGCATGGTGGCGGCACTGGGCGCCGCCGACAAGCTGATCAGCGTCACCGCCGAACTGCCTTTCGGTGGCGCGGGCAATCGTGAATTGCTTGAAATCAAGCTGATGTTGCTGCTCGCCAGCTTTGTATTTGCCTACTTCAAATTCACCTGGTCGCTGCGCCAGTTCAATCTGCTCTCGATCCTGGTTGGCGCCGCGCCGATGGGGCAGCAAGGCGACCCCAAAATCGATGCTTACGCACAGCGAGTTGCTGGTGCCAACAATCTGGCCGGCGACGACTTCAATCGCGGCATCCGCGCCTACTATTTCGGGCTGGCCGGCTCGGGCTGGCTGCTCCACCCAGCTCTGCTCGGTGCGCTGGCCATCGGCGTCCTGATCATTCTCTACCGCCGCGATTACGCCTCGCCGGCCCTGGCCGTACTACGCGACTAG
- a CDS encoding fused MFS/spermidine synthase, with translation MSPRLIYAIVFIEGFCSLGAEVIALRRLLPHIGSSIIVTAPTIGFFLLALALGYAAGARVTGNYSAIVGRNFLIAALLAGLGLASISVDGLFAHLQPVLVAYLFFIGGILCPLAWLLGQTVPILTNLMQHARTGEASGTALYWSTLGSFLGSLSLSLLVMQWLGVSAAILACTLCLLIGAGLLERGNPKFALATALTAALAIGFNMQQAVTADTAYADYTISPVDLPKQQNPRAFWVNQSAASLIDDSEPPNYTRYIRHLRQILLDDLGFRDKRILVLGAGGFTLSHREPLNHYTYVDIDPAIREIAEKHFLHEAARGEFIVDDARRFIATTDQRFDAVVVDVFSSHTSIPSHLVTQEFWRATRRVMAPDGVLLANLILDGKLETPYARNLLATIEHVFGRCAVDVLHKAKTLANVELTCFASSQPIATGIYADEKNRADLDRLR, from the coding sequence ATGTCGCCCCGCCTGATCTACGCCATCGTCTTCATCGAGGGATTCTGCTCGCTCGGCGCCGAAGTCATTGCGCTGCGCCGGCTGCTTCCACACATCGGCAGTTCGATCATTGTCACCGCGCCGACCATCGGCTTCTTCCTGCTTGCGCTGGCCCTCGGCTACGCCGCCGGAGCGCGCGTAACCGGCAACTACAGCGCCATCGTCGGGCGCAATTTCCTGATTGCGGCACTGCTGGCCGGACTGGGCCTGGCCAGTATCAGTGTCGATGGGCTGTTTGCCCACCTGCAACCGGTCCTCGTCGCTTACCTGTTTTTCATCGGCGGCATCCTCTGCCCGCTCGCCTGGCTGCTTGGCCAGACCGTCCCGATCCTGACCAACTTGATGCAGCACGCCCGAACCGGCGAAGCCAGCGGCACAGCACTTTACTGGTCTACGCTCGGCTCCTTTCTCGGCTCGCTCAGCCTGTCGCTGCTCGTCATGCAATGGCTCGGCGTCTCTGCCGCCATCCTGGCCTGTACGCTGTGCCTGCTGATCGGCGCCGGGCTGCTCGAACGGGGAAATCCGAAATTTGCCCTGGCAACGGCGTTGACCGCGGCACTCGCCATCGGCTTCAACATGCAGCAGGCCGTCACCGCCGACACCGCCTATGCCGATTACACGATCAGCCCGGTCGACCTGCCAAAACAGCAGAATCCGCGCGCTTTCTGGGTCAACCAGTCGGCCGCCTCGCTGATCGACGACAGCGAACCGCCCAACTACACGCGCTATATCCGACATCTGCGCCAGATCCTGCTCGACGATCTGGGCTTCAGGGACAAACGCATCCTCGTCCTCGGCGCCGGCGGTTTCACGTTGTCGCACCGTGAGCCGCTCAACCACTACACCTACGTCGATATCGACCCGGCGATCCGCGAAATTGCCGAAAAACACTTCCTGCACGAAGCCGCGCGCGGCGAGTTCATCGTGGACGATGCCCGACGCTTCATCGCCACGACAGACCAGCGTTTCGATGCCGTCGTGGTCGACGTTTTCAGTTCGCACACCTCGATCCCAAGCCACCTCGTAACCCAGGAATTCTGGCGCGCGACACGCCGCGTCATGGCGCCGGATGGCGTATTGCTGGCCAACCTGATCCTCGACGGCAAGCTGGAAACACCGTACGCCCGCAATCTGCTGGCGACCATCGAACATGTTTTCGGACGTTGCGCGGTCGACGTGCTGCACAAGGCAAAAACGCTGGCGAACGTTGAACTTACTTGCTTTGCCTCCAGCCAGCCGATTGCCACCGGCATTTATGCTGACGAAAAGAACCGGGCCGACCTCGACCGCCTCCGCTGA
- a CDS encoding TOBE domain-containing protein: protein MMDDAQAIALKGSLWMSVGEHSFGGHGRVQLLALVAELGSITKAAKAMKMSYKAAWDAIDQMNSLAGESLVERTTGGKGGGSTRLTERGRQLITNFRHIEEEHKRFIEQLSAQAQGLVDDFIMIRRLSMKTSARNQFLGTVAAIKFGAVNDEIDVELPGGERLVATITSESTQNLALTAGSEVYALIKAPSVMVMSPHAGLRLSARNQLAGKVSRLHPGAVNTEVLIELPGGTSITAMVTNESVTRLELAVGVDAIAVFKASSVILGVPA, encoded by the coding sequence ATGATGGATGACGCACAAGCTATTGCCCTGAAGGGCAGCCTCTGGATGTCGGTCGGTGAGCATAGTTTCGGCGGGCATGGCCGGGTGCAACTGCTGGCCCTGGTTGCCGAACTGGGGTCGATCACCAAGGCCGCCAAGGCGATGAAGATGAGCTACAAAGCGGCCTGGGATGCCATCGACCAGATGAATTCGCTGGCCGGAGAATCACTCGTCGAGCGTACGACAGGCGGCAAGGGCGGCGGATCGACGCGGCTGACCGAGCGCGGTCGGCAACTGATCACCAATTTCCGCCATATCGAGGAAGAGCACAAACGCTTTATCGAGCAACTCAGCGCACAGGCCCAAGGCCTCGTCGATGACTTTATTATGATCAGGAGACTCAGCATGAAAACCAGCGCCCGCAATCAGTTCCTCGGCACTGTCGCTGCCATCAAATTCGGGGCGGTCAATGACGAGATTGACGTCGAACTGCCCGGTGGCGAACGCCTGGTGGCTACCATCACCAGCGAAAGTACCCAAAATCTGGCGTTGACCGCGGGATCCGAGGTTTACGCGCTGATCAAGGCGCCGTCGGTCATGGTCATGTCACCGCACGCCGGCTTGCGACTCTCGGCGCGCAACCAGCTGGCCGGCAAGGTTTCCCGCCTGCATCCCGGGGCCGTCAACACCGAAGTGCTGATCGAGCTGCCCGGCGGCACCAGCATCACGGCGATGGTGACCAATGAAAGTGTCACCCGTCTCGAACTGGCGGTCGGTGTCGATGCAATCGCTGTCTTCAAGGCATCGAGCGTCATCCTTGGGGTGCCGGCCTGA
- a CDS encoding pyridoxamine 5'-phosphate oxidase family protein: MTDKSTAPSPRTRIRRKPERANYDTDTIAAIVDAALMCNVAFQIDGSVHAIPTLHWRDGQYLYIHGAKASRMLKALTEGEACLTIALADGLVLARSALHHSMNYRSVVIYGRFEAVTEPLEKQRSLQALIDGLYPERWETLRPISDKELNATSVLRIALDEASAKVRNWGVKDDEEDLAWPVWAGVIPLHTRPGTPLVEPDSKVGAVPATRFDWRSENSFESE, encoded by the coding sequence ATGACTGACAAATCGACAGCCCCTTCGCCACGCACCCGCATCCGTCGCAAACCCGAGCGCGCAAACTACGACACCGACACCATCGCAGCCATCGTCGATGCCGCGTTGATGTGCAACGTTGCCTTCCAGATCGATGGATCGGTACACGCCATTCCCACGCTCCACTGGCGCGATGGCCAATACTTGTACATCCACGGCGCCAAGGCGTCACGCATGCTCAAGGCACTGACCGAAGGCGAGGCCTGCCTCACCATCGCGCTGGCCGATGGCCTGGTACTGGCACGTTCAGCCTTGCACCACTCGATGAACTACCGCTCGGTGGTGATTTATGGACGTTTTGAAGCCGTCACCGAGCCGCTGGAAAAACAACGCAGCCTGCAAGCGCTGATCGATGGCCTGTATCCCGAGCGGTGGGAGACGCTGCGCCCAATCAGCGACAAGGAACTGAACGCCACCAGTGTGTTGCGGATAGCGCTGGACGAAGCCTCGGCCAAGGTGCGCAACTGGGGCGTGAAGGACGACGAAGAGGATCTGGCCTGGCCTGTCTGGGCCGGGGTGATCCCGTTGCACACTCGGCCTGGCACACCGCTTGTGGAGCCGGACAGCAAGGTCGGCGCAGTTCCCGCCACCCGCTTTGACTGGCGGAGCGAAAACTCATTTGAATCCGAATGA
- a CDS encoding tetratricopeptide repeat protein has protein sequence MSLAQAQATRLEDLIETEGPLEELILRAEAGETNAQLKLGVRYLDGKDVEQNSLTAITWLERASQQGSAQAMFTLGNIYYFGLQGLQENRTKALSWYEKAAKVGHPEAAFRRAKLGHSFEALSWFLIAANAGHASAQYEAGMAYYQGRGTSTNYPEAARWLKASAQQQSPEASFALGMLYRFGQGVPQDYREAFSLFQTATKLGHQEAILQAGLATQSGRGTPQDRFAAFKIIRTLAKTGHLESIIELANCYEKGLGVKKMPFVAHSVYNYLATKYPYYQLVVDKRSALTTTLSSSDINKSQDLTRYMLKVENVVDALDIALLDKPTPIKRHSL, from the coding sequence ATGTCTCTTGCACAAGCACAAGCCACCAGACTTGAGGATTTAATCGAAACAGAAGGACCTTTAGAGGAACTTATTCTTAGGGCCGAGGCTGGCGAAACCAACGCACAATTGAAGCTTGGAGTACGTTATCTCGACGGTAAAGATGTCGAGCAAAATTCTCTTACAGCTATTACTTGGCTGGAACGCGCATCACAGCAAGGTAGTGCTCAAGCGATGTTCACTCTGGGTAATATTTACTATTTTGGACTACAAGGTTTACAAGAAAACCGAACGAAAGCTTTAAGTTGGTATGAGAAAGCTGCAAAGGTCGGTCATCCGGAAGCGGCTTTTAGGCGTGCAAAATTAGGCCATTCTTTTGAAGCATTGAGTTGGTTTCTTATAGCGGCAAACGCGGGACATGCCTCAGCACAATATGAAGCAGGTATGGCTTACTACCAGGGGAGGGGCACATCGACAAACTACCCTGAGGCTGCCCGGTGGCTTAAAGCTAGTGCTCAACAACAGTCCCCGGAGGCAAGTTTTGCTCTTGGGATGCTGTACCGGTTTGGTCAGGGGGTGCCACAAGATTACAGGGAGGCTTTTTCCCTATTTCAAACAGCTACAAAACTTGGGCATCAGGAAGCAATACTGCAAGCTGGTTTGGCCACGCAATCTGGCAGGGGGACACCACAGGACAGATTTGCTGCTTTCAAAATTATTCGGACGTTGGCGAAGACAGGGCACCTTGAGTCAATCATCGAATTGGCAAATTGCTATGAAAAAGGACTCGGAGTCAAAAAAATGCCCTTTGTTGCACATTCTGTCTATAACTATTTAGCAACAAAGTATCCTTATTACCAGCTGGTTGTTGACAAGAGGTCAGCATTAACAACAACGCTTTCAAGTTCTGATATAAATAAGAGTCAGGACCTGACACGCTATATGCTGAAAGTAGAGAATGTAGTCGATGCACTTGACATCGCCCTCCTAGACAAACCAACTCCAATAAAGAGGCACTCGCTTTAG
- the modA gene encoding molybdate ABC transporter substrate-binding protein, producing the protein MIRFYSTLSVLAATFLMAQAATAEEVSLAVAANFTAPMQKIASEFEKDTGHKVTLAFGATGKFYAQITNGAPFEVFLSADDETPAKLENEAQAVKGTRFTYAIGKLVLWSAAPGYVDSQGDVLAKGNFRHIALANPKTAPYGAAAMETLKAMGLADKVQARVVQGENITQTHQFVSTGNAELGFVALSQVFKDGTLTGGSAWIVPARHYSPIRQDAVLLNKGRNNPGAVALIGYLKGEKARGIIRSFGYEL; encoded by the coding sequence ATGATCCGTTTTTACTCAACCCTGTCAGTCCTGGCGGCGACTTTTCTGATGGCTCAAGCAGCCACGGCCGAGGAAGTTTCGCTTGCCGTAGCAGCCAATTTCACTGCTCCCATGCAGAAAATTGCCAGCGAATTCGAGAAGGATACGGGGCACAAGGTGACGCTGGCCTTCGGTGCAACCGGAAAGTTCTACGCCCAGATCACCAATGGCGCGCCCTTCGAAGTGTTCTTGTCGGCTGACGACGAGACCCCGGCCAAGCTCGAAAACGAAGCCCAGGCCGTCAAGGGAACTCGTTTTACCTACGCGATCGGGAAGCTTGTGCTTTGGTCTGCCGCCCCCGGTTATGTCGATAGCCAGGGGGATGTTCTGGCCAAAGGGAATTTCAGGCACATTGCGCTGGCCAATCCAAAAACGGCACCTTACGGCGCTGCCGCGATGGAAACCCTGAAAGCCATGGGGCTTGCCGACAAGGTGCAAGCCAGGGTGGTCCAGGGGGAAAATATTACCCAGACCCATCAGTTCGTCAGCACGGGCAACGCCGAACTCGGCTTTGTCGCACTCTCGCAGGTCTTCAAGGATGGCACCCTGACGGGCGGCTCGGCGTGGATCGTACCAGCCAGGCATTACTCGCCGATTCGCCAGGATGCGGTGCTGTTGAACAAGGGCCGCAACAATCCGGGAGCCGTGGCGTTGATCGGCTATCTGAAGGGCGAAAAAGCGAGAGGCATCATTCGCTCCTTCGGTTACGAGCTGTAA
- a CDS encoding PLP-dependent aminotransferase family protein: MELDWLLAPPLPERMSRQRVIYHRLRDAILSGQLVSGTRLPASRSLAASLNIARNTVLFAYEQLLAEGCLLADCQGTRVASFPLRGLASTDSPAAPATALQLSRRAAAALQPEPAREAAVLPFAPGAPDYGAFPFRRWRACLERAWHDAGWRQLGYAAHGGDPVLRAALAGHLTTVRGFAVDAAQIVITSGTQAALDLCARLLGDHGDIVWAENPGYLAARVAFGLAGLRVHDIPVDAEGLAPDEKDWDEHPPRLITITPSHQYPTGRVMSLARRLALIECAQRIGAWIIEDDYDSEFRRAGPAPPALFGLQADAPVVYVGTFSKTLYPGLRLGYLVLPRAVAADFAWATGQATRAGQGVEQRALADFILRGYYTLHLRRMRTRYAARQIALRTALRDAFGPSLELSGGEAGLHLVMWLPNEIRDADVVRHAAGLGLGVRALGDYTRAPLRCNGLVLGYGNLEEGMIAACVQRLVRAIASSTQAAAER, encoded by the coding sequence ATGGAGCTTGACTGGCTGCTTGCCCCGCCTTTGCCCGAACGCATGTCGCGCCAACGCGTGATTTATCACCGTTTGCGTGACGCCATCCTGTCGGGCCAACTCGTGTCGGGCACGCGTCTGCCGGCCAGTCGAAGCCTGGCTGCGTCGTTGAACATTGCGCGCAACACCGTGCTGTTTGCCTACGAGCAACTGCTTGCCGAGGGATGTCTGCTGGCCGATTGCCAGGGAACGCGTGTGGCCTCGTTTCCGCTCCGGGGCCTTGCCTCGACGGATAGTCCGGCGGCGCCTGCCACCGCGCTGCAACTCTCCCGCCGCGCTGCTGCCGCATTGCAACCCGAACCGGCGCGTGAAGCTGCGGTGCTGCCCTTTGCGCCCGGTGCGCCGGACTATGGCGCTTTTCCCTTCCGCCGTTGGCGCGCCTGTCTTGAGCGTGCGTGGCATGACGCCGGTTGGCGCCAGTTGGGCTATGCGGCGCATGGCGGTGATCCGGTATTGCGTGCCGCGCTGGCCGGCCATCTCACCACAGTTCGCGGTTTCGCGGTCGACGCCGCGCAAATCGTCATTACCAGTGGAACGCAGGCGGCTCTCGACCTCTGCGCCCGACTGCTCGGCGATCACGGCGATATCGTTTGGGCCGAGAACCCCGGTTATCTTGCCGCCCGTGTCGCATTCGGTCTGGCCGGGCTGCGTGTGCATGACATTCCGGTCGATGCCGAAGGGTTGGCTCCCGACGAGAAGGACTGGGACGAGCATCCTCCCCGCCTGATCACGATCACGCCATCGCACCAGTATCCCACCGGTCGCGTCATGTCGCTGGCCCGCCGCCTGGCATTGATCGAGTGTGCGCAGCGCATCGGTGCGTGGATCATCGAGGATGATTACGACAGTGAATTTCGTCGTGCCGGCCCGGCACCACCTGCATTGTTCGGCTTGCAAGCGGATGCTCCTGTTGTGTACGTCGGTACGTTCAGCAAGACGCTGTACCCCGGCCTGCGTCTCGGCTATCTCGTGCTGCCGCGTGCCGTGGCTGCCGACTTTGCCTGGGCCACCGGTCAGGCGACGCGTGCCGGGCAGGGGGTCGAACAGCGCGCACTGGCGGATTTCATCCTGCGTGGCTACTACACCCTGCATTTACGTCGCATGCGCACACGTTATGCGGCGCGACAAATTGCATTGCGCACGGCGCTGCGCGATGCCTTCGGGCCATCCCTCGAACTCTCGGGCGGTGAAGCCGGACTGCATCTGGTGATGTGGTTGCCGAACGAGATACGCGACGCCGACGTGGTCAGGCATGCGGCGGGTTTGGGGCTGGGCGTTCGCGCGCTGGGTGACTACACGCGAGCGCCGCTGCGTTGTAACGGGCTTGTGCTCGGCTACGGAAACCTTGAGGAAGGCATGATCGCAGCGTGCGTGCAGCGACTGGTCAGGGCAATTGCATCCAGCACCCAGGCTGCGGCCGAGCGTTGA
- the rarD gene encoding EamA family transporter RarD, which translates to MNSKTHLAGIGFGLLAYGIWGFFPLFFRQLAHVSPMDVLSNRAVWACLFVGLLLSLRGNWGKVRAVFRQPRQFAMLALAALLVGSNWLVFLWAVANQQVVASSLGYFLTPLVNVLLGLAVLKERLNRLEWISVGLALAAIANEIITLGSLPWVSLILAATFGTYGLVRKQVPVDALSGLWLETLAMLPVCLLYALWQSQQGHSVFVTADTSTALLLVGAGILTALPLMAFAAATQRLDLATVGMLMYINPTMQFFTAVWVFGEPMQSARLVSFGLIWIGLFFFSWSAWQKYRNLG; encoded by the coding sequence GTGAATTCAAAAACCCATCTGGCCGGCATCGGCTTCGGTCTGCTGGCCTACGGCATCTGGGGCTTTTTCCCGCTCTTCTTTCGCCAGCTGGCGCATGTTTCGCCGATGGACGTACTGTCGAACCGCGCTGTCTGGGCCTGCCTGTTTGTCGGCCTGCTGCTGTCGCTGCGCGGCAACTGGGGCAAGGTCCGCGCCGTTTTCCGCCAACCCAGACAGTTCGCCATGCTCGCCCTGGCCGCCCTGCTGGTCGGCAGCAACTGGCTGGTTTTCCTGTGGGCCGTGGCCAACCAGCAAGTCGTTGCCTCCAGCCTCGGCTATTTTCTGACGCCGCTGGTCAATGTGCTGCTCGGCCTCGCTGTCCTCAAGGAAAGACTGAACCGGCTGGAGTGGATTTCAGTCGGACTGGCACTGGCCGCCATTGCCAATGAAATCATCACGCTCGGCAGCCTGCCCTGGGTCTCGTTGATTCTGGCCGCCACCTTCGGCACCTACGGGCTGGTGCGCAAGCAAGTGCCGGTCGATGCCTTGTCTGGTCTATGGCTCGAAACCCTGGCGATGCTGCCGGTCTGCCTGCTGTATGCCCTGTGGCAAAGCCAGCAGGGCCACAGCGTTTTTGTCACGGCGGACACGTCGACCGCGCTATTGCTGGTTGGCGCCGGGATTCTGACTGCGCTGCCGCTGATGGCTTTCGCCGCCGCAACACAACGACTCGACCTGGCCACGGTCGGCATGCTGATGTACATCAACCCGACAATGCAATTCTTCACCGCCGTCTGGGTATTCGGCGAGCCGATGCAAAGTGCGCGGCTGGTCAGTTTCGGCCTGATCTGGATCGGCCTGTTTTTCTTCAGTTGGAGCGCCTGGCAGAAATACAGGAATCTCGGCTGA